The following proteins are encoded in a genomic region of Microcoleus sp. FACHB-68:
- a CDS encoding transglycosylase SLT domain-containing protein: MFKQRRKPNVSVAIGTGICVLVLGISLPVIIWNGVGMFQNELKQVDVQDPKSEVLPLAQLSPEKRASKLEALAQEPKSQDRSRARYLLASDLIGQQQGTEALKWLEGLENDYPLLAGHIAVQRARAYEVAGDAGKAEEAWQEVLKRHGKEPVAAEALFALGQKDGKYWDRAIEEFPKHPRSVEIASLRLQKKPNQQEMLMVLAKHGLYHPDIISVLDRLDTKFGEKLTEEEWEAVAFGYWEKQVYGKAGAAYAKATRTPRNAYRAGRGLQLGEKQDSAESAYKKLLREYPAAEETATGLLRLQELVSPKQAIDYLDAVVKRFPEKAPEALLEKAKVLDSRKNAKAAEQVRKTLLSEHSKSNAAAKLRWTQAQQRAAVTDVQRAWQLAQQIITENPDSEQAPEAAFWAGKWGKILGKDAEVKQAFEWVLAKYPESYYAWRAAVLLGWDVGDFTTVRDRTPLVLQPEVLPNLPTGSEVLKELYQLGQGVDAWRLWHVEFKTPMEPTVAEQFTDGLMRLAVGDNLEALFMIGSLDQRDKPEEKLQYETLKQERAYWHALYPFPFLDSIVNWSEARKLNSLLVTGLIRQESRFMPAIKSGVGAVGLMQVMPETGAEVAKTFGVKQYKLDNPDDNIQLGTGYLDFTHREYKNNSLLAVASYNAGPSNVADWIAKYGFSDPDIFVEKIPFEETQTYVKSVFGNYWNYLRLYNPELSQRLAEHSEAMQTTSKK; encoded by the coding sequence ATGTTCAAGCAACGACGCAAACCCAACGTTTCTGTGGCAATCGGGACAGGAATCTGTGTTCTGGTACTCGGAATTAGCTTGCCGGTAATAATATGGAACGGAGTCGGGATGTTCCAAAACGAGCTGAAGCAGGTGGATGTCCAAGACCCGAAATCGGAAGTGTTGCCGCTAGCGCAGTTATCACCGGAAAAACGGGCGTCAAAGCTGGAGGCGCTGGCGCAGGAGCCAAAATCGCAAGATCGCAGCCGCGCTCGTTATCTTCTCGCCAGCGATCTGATTGGGCAGCAGCAGGGAACTGAGGCGCTGAAATGGTTGGAAGGGTTGGAGAATGATTATCCGCTTCTCGCCGGCCATATTGCTGTGCAACGCGCCCGCGCTTATGAAGTCGCTGGGGATGCCGGGAAGGCTGAGGAGGCTTGGCAAGAAGTTCTCAAGCGTCATGGTAAAGAGCCGGTGGCGGCAGAAGCTTTGTTTGCGCTGGGCCAAAAAGATGGCAAATACTGGGATCGAGCAATCGAGGAATTTCCCAAGCACCCCCGCAGCGTTGAAATTGCCAGCCTTCGGTTGCAGAAAAAGCCCAATCAGCAGGAGATGCTGATGGTACTGGCGAAACACGGCCTTTACCACCCAGATATTATTTCTGTGTTAGACCGGCTCGACACTAAGTTTGGGGAAAAACTGACGGAAGAAGAGTGGGAAGCCGTCGCCTTCGGTTATTGGGAAAAGCAGGTGTATGGCAAAGCCGGCGCTGCCTACGCCAAAGCCACCCGCACACCGCGCAACGCATACCGTGCCGGTCGGGGGTTGCAGCTAGGGGAAAAACAAGACTCGGCTGAGAGTGCTTATAAAAAGCTGTTGCGAGAATATCCAGCAGCTGAAGAAACTGCCACAGGACTGTTGCGCCTGCAAGAGTTAGTCAGTCCCAAACAGGCGATTGACTATCTTGATGCAGTTGTCAAGCGGTTTCCAGAAAAAGCACCGGAGGCTCTATTAGAAAAAGCAAAAGTTCTAGACAGCCGGAAAAATGCCAAAGCAGCGGAACAAGTGCGTAAAACACTTCTGAGCGAACACAGCAAATCTAACGCTGCTGCAAAGTTGCGCTGGACTCAGGCTCAGCAACGAGCCGCTGTGACCGATGTGCAAAGAGCTTGGCAATTGGCGCAGCAAATTATTACAGAAAACCCTGACAGTGAGCAAGCGCCAGAGGCGGCTTTCTGGGCCGGCAAATGGGGGAAGATTTTAGGCAAAGATGCCGAAGTTAAGCAAGCGTTTGAGTGGGTGCTCGCAAAGTATCCAGAATCTTACTATGCTTGGCGTGCTGCTGTCCTATTGGGTTGGGATGTGGGAGACTTCACAACCGTTAGAGATCGCACACCGCTTGTACTACAGCCAGAAGTGCTGCCCAATCTGCCCACAGGTTCTGAGGTGTTAAAAGAACTCTACCAACTTGGTCAAGGAGTGGATGCTTGGAGACTTTGGCACGTAGAATTTAAAACCCCGATGGAGCCAACGGTTGCAGAACAGTTTACAGATGGTTTAATGCGGCTGGCAGTTGGCGATAATTTAGAAGCCCTTTTCATGATAGGCAGTTTAGATCAGCGAGATAAACCTGAAGAGAAACTGCAATACGAAACCCTCAAACAAGAACGCGCTTACTGGCACGCGCTTTATCCATTTCCATTTTTGGATAGTATTGTTAACTGGTCTGAAGCTCGCAAGCTCAATTCCCTACTGGTAACCGGCTTGATTCGGCAGGAATCGCGTTTTATGCCGGCAATTAAATCGGGTGTGGGTGCAGTTGGATTAATGCAGGTAATGCCAGAAACGGGCGCTGAAGTTGCTAAAACGTTTGGCGTTAAACAATACAAACTAGACAATCCAGATGACAACATCCAACTAGGGACTGGCTATTTAGATTTCACGCACCGCGAATACAAAAATAACTCTTTGTTAGCCGTAGCGAGTTACAATGCCGGCCCTAGTAATGTAGCTGATTGGATTGCTAAATACGGTTTCAGCGATCCCGATATCTTTGTAGAAAAGATTCCTTTCGAGGAAACTCAAACCTACGTCAAATCTGTCTTTGGCAACTACTGGAATTACCTGAGACTGTACAATCCAGAACTAAGCCAACGCTTAGCCGAACACTCAGAAGCGATGCAAACTACATCGAAAAAATGA
- a CDS encoding leucyl aminopeptidase, translating to MDFRATELSFLDWSGDALAIGLFEDAVELTGNLAQLDEKLAGTLKELIEESEFKGKDGSSAVTRVGTGSPIRKIIVVGLGKADALKLDSWRRAAAAAARLANKEKCKTLGLALPVWHEAPDATAEAIVEGAELALYQDNRFKSDTENKGLKLEHIDLLGLAGTEASITRAQQICAGVMLARQLVAAPANSVTPITMAEAAQAIASEHGLEIEILEREACEELGMGAFLGVALASDLPPKFLHLTYKPEGTPRRKLAIVGKGLTFDSGGLNIKVAGSGVEMMKVDMAGAGATLGAAKAIALLKPDVEVHFISAVTENMISGHAMRPGDILKASNGKTIEINNTDAEGRLTLADALVFAEKLGVDAIVDLATLTGACIIALGDDIAGLWSPDDAVANQLLKASEMAGEKFWRMPLEEKYFEGLKSPIADMKNTGPRPGGSITAALFLKQFVKETPWVHLDIAGPVWTDKESGYNSVGATGFPVRTLVNWVLSDA from the coding sequence ATGGATTTTCGAGCGACTGAACTTAGCTTCTTGGATTGGTCAGGGGATGCCCTAGCGATCGGATTGTTTGAGGATGCCGTGGAATTAACCGGCAATTTGGCGCAACTCGATGAAAAGCTAGCCGGCACCTTGAAAGAACTGATTGAAGAAAGCGAATTTAAGGGAAAAGACGGCAGCAGCGCCGTAACTCGCGTTGGCACCGGCAGCCCCATTCGCAAAATCATTGTAGTCGGTTTGGGCAAAGCAGACGCCCTGAAATTAGACAGCTGGCGTCGGGCTGCCGCTGCGGCTGCGCGATTGGCAAATAAAGAAAAGTGCAAAACTTTGGGGTTAGCGCTGCCGGTGTGGCATGAGGCACCGGATGCCACAGCAGAGGCGATTGTGGAAGGCGCAGAACTGGCTCTCTATCAGGATAATCGCTTTAAGTCAGACACAGAAAATAAAGGGCTAAAACTAGAACACATTGATTTGCTGGGGTTAGCCGGCACAGAAGCATCCATCACCCGTGCTCAGCAAATTTGTGCCGGTGTGATGCTAGCACGCCAACTCGTTGCAGCGCCGGCGAATTCGGTAACGCCAATCACAATGGCAGAAGCCGCCCAAGCAATTGCCTCGGAACACGGCTTAGAGATTGAAATCCTTGAACGAGAAGCCTGCGAAGAACTCGGCATGGGAGCCTTTTTAGGCGTTGCTCTAGCCTCGGATCTGCCGCCCAAGTTCCTCCACCTCACCTACAAACCAGAAGGGACGCCGCGCCGCAAACTGGCAATTGTGGGCAAGGGTTTGACCTTTGACTCTGGCGGTTTGAACATCAAAGTTGCCGGCAGCGGGGTGGAGATGATGAAGGTAGACATGGCGGGTGCCGGTGCAACCCTAGGTGCGGCTAAGGCGATCGCGCTGCTCAAGCCAGATGTGGAGGTTCACTTCATCTCAGCCGTGACTGAAAATATGATTAGCGGCCACGCCATGCGCCCCGGTGACATCCTCAAGGCTTCAAATGGCAAAACGATTGAAATTAACAACACGGATGCAGAGGGGCGTTTGACCCTGGCAGATGCCTTAGTGTTTGCAGAAAAGCTGGGGGTTGACGCAATTGTAGATTTAGCGACCCTCACCGGCGCGTGTATTATCGCGTTGGGCGATGATATTGCCGGCTTATGGAGTCCTGATGATGCAGTGGCAAATCAACTGCTCAAAGCATCGGAAATGGCCGGTGAAAAGTTCTGGCGGATGCCTTTGGAAGAGAAATATTTTGAAGGCTTAAAATCTCCGATCGCGGATATGAAAAATACCGGCCCGCGTCCCGGTGGTTCAATTACTGCCGCTTTGTTTCTGAAGCAATTTGTTAAAGAAACGCCTTGGGTTCACCTAGATATTGCAGGGCCGGTTTGGACGGATAAAGAAAGCGGTTATAACAGCGTCGGGGCCACCGGCTTCCCCGTTCGCACGCTTGTTAATTGGGTGTTAAGTGATGCTTGA